The Flavobacteriales bacterium genome has a window encoding:
- a CDS encoding gliding motility lipoprotein GldH has protein sequence MIKGIYILLVAVLLVACDSNRLYEKNISIDNDVWSLGQIPSFEFENTDTVSDVNLIINVRHSSIYPFSNLWLFIHTLSPSGSTHVDTLEAALSQKDGKWLGDGLGDIWDLQLPFKTIQLNESGTYRFKIEQAMRHGNLSKIELLTGVMEIGLRIENVE, from the coding sequence ATGATAAAAGGGATATATATACTATTGGTCGCTGTACTATTGGTCGCTTGTGACTCTAATAGGCTTTATGAAAAAAATATATCAATAGATAATGATGTGTGGAGTTTGGGACAAATACCAAGCTTTGAATTTGAGAACACAGACACTGTCTCTGATGTAAACCTAATTATAAATGTTCGTCACTCTAGCATATACCCCTTTTCAAATCTTTGGCTTTTTATACACACCCTTTCACCATCTGGTTCGACTCACGTCGATACTCTTGAAGCTGCGTTATCACAAAAAGACGGGAAGTGGTTGGGTGATGGGCTAGGTGACATTTGGGATTTGCAGTTGCCCTTTAAAACCATTCAGCTGAATGAGTCTGGCACTTACAGATTTAAAATTGAGCAAGCTATGAGGCATGGTAATCTGTCTAAAATTGAACTCCTTACTGGTGTAATGGAAATTGGTTTAAGGATTGAAAACGTAGAATAA
- a CDS encoding peptidylprolyl isomerase: MKRILTSLFVLVLALSVFSQDRVKVKIETVHGEMIAELYNETPIHRDNFIKLVEKGFYDGTLFHRVIPNFMIQGGDPVSKEENPSQQIGNGGPGYTLPAEFNPNLIHKKGALAAARMGDAVNPKKESSGSQFYIVEGQVYDAQKIAMIEQRMGTKLTDTQKKVYTSVGGTPHLDGGYTVFGEVIKGLEVITKISKLKRNKNNLPLEKAAMKVSIIK; the protein is encoded by the coding sequence ATGAAACGAATTTTAACCTCTCTATTCGTCCTAGTTTTAGCCCTCTCTGTATTTTCTCAAGATAGGGTAAAAGTGAAAATTGAAACTGTTCATGGCGAAATGATTGCTGAACTGTACAATGAAACCCCAATCCATCGAGATAACTTTATTAAGTTGGTCGAAAAAGGGTTTTATGATGGCACACTATTTCACAGAGTAATTCCAAATTTCATGATTCAGGGAGGAGACCCTGTATCAAAAGAAGAAAACCCAAGCCAGCAAATTGGTAATGGTGGACCAGGATATACTTTGCCAGCAGAGTTTAACCCCAATTTAATTCATAAAAAAGGAGCTTTAGCTGCTGCCAGAATGGGCGATGCAGTAAATCCTAAAAAAGAATCCTCAGGCTCTCAGTTCTATATCGTAGAGGGGCAGGTGTATGACGCTCAAAAAATAGCGATGATTGAGCAAAGAATGGGAACGAAGCTAACAGACACTCAGAAAAAAGTGTACACATCTGTTGGCGGCACCCCTCATTTGGATGGCGGTTACACAGTATTTGGAGAAGTAATAAAAGGTTTAGAAGTTATTACTAAGATTTCTAAACTTAAGAGAAATAAAAACAACTTGCCTCTTGAAAAGGCAGCAATGAAGGTTAGTATAATTAAGTAG
- a CDS encoding phosphoglycerate kinase — protein MTLDTFSFKNKRVLIRVDFNVPMDANFNVTDDTRMRATLPTITKVLEGGGKVVLMSHRGRPKGADDSLSMKHLAPHLSKLLSQEVKFIDQCIGNEVIDMTNALENGDVLLIENLRFNSEETAGDIAFAKELSKLGDIYVNDAFGTAHRAHASTAVIAQFFEENKCFGYVMSNEIENINKITGGAKKPFTAIVGGAKVSSKISIILRLMDEADNLIIGGGMTFTFIKAMGGNVGNSLVEEDKIDLALDIIQKAKEKDVSLYLPSDSVNADQFDNDAQTSLSTVQNIPSGYMGLDIGEETISQFSEVVLNSSTVLWNGPMGVFEMENFSHGTKAVAEALAEATKNGAYTLVGGGDSVAAINKYDLADKVSYVSTGGGAMLEYLEGKVLPGIAAIIEG, from the coding sequence ATGACCTTAGACACATTTTCTTTTAAAAACAAACGCGTATTAATTAGGGTAGACTTCAACGTTCCTATGGACGCTAATTTTAATGTTACCGACGATACTAGAATGCGCGCAACTTTACCGACAATTACTAAGGTTCTTGAGGGTGGCGGGAAAGTTGTTCTTATGTCTCACAGAGGCAGGCCAAAAGGGGCAGATGATAGCTTATCGATGAAGCATCTTGCTCCACACTTGAGTAAATTATTATCACAAGAGGTAAAGTTTATTGACCAATGTATTGGCAATGAAGTTATTGATATGACAAACGCATTGGAAAACGGAGATGTGTTACTTATAGAAAATCTCAGATTCAATTCTGAAGAAACAGCAGGTGATATTGCTTTTGCAAAGGAACTTTCAAAGTTAGGTGATATTTATGTTAATGATGCGTTTGGAACAGCCCACAGAGCTCACGCCTCAACGGCAGTCATTGCTCAGTTTTTTGAAGAAAATAAGTGTTTTGGCTATGTCATGTCCAATGAAATTGAAAATATTAATAAAATTACTGGAGGGGCAAAAAAACCATTTACAGCCATTGTCGGCGGTGCAAAAGTGTCGTCTAAAATTTCAATTATTTTACGATTGATGGATGAGGCCGATAACTTAATTATCGGAGGTGGAATGACCTTCACATTTATTAAAGCTATGGGCGGAAATGTTGGAAATTCGCTAGTAGAAGAGGATAAAATAGACCTTGCTCTTGACATCATTCAAAAGGCAAAAGAAAAAGACGTTAGCTTATACCTTCCTTCTGATTCAGTAAATGCTGACCAATTTGATAATGACGCTCAAACCTCACTTTCAACTGTCCAAAATATCCCTTCTGGATATATGGGGCTAGACATTGGAGAGGAGACAATCTCTCAATTTTCAGAGGTTGTTCTTAACTCATCAACCGTATTATGGAATGGTCCTATGGGAGTATTCGAAATGGAAAACTTTTCTCATGGCACTAAAGCAGTTGCCGAAGCGTTAGCTGAAGCAACCAAAAATGGAGCTTATACTTTAGTTGGTGGCGGCGATTCAGTAGCTGCCATTAACAAATACGACTTAGCAGATAAGGTAAGTTATGTATCAACAGGTGGAGGAGCAATGCTCGAATACTTAGAAGGTAAAGTGCTACCAGGAATTGCCGCGATTATTGAAGGTTAA
- a CDS encoding DNA polymerase III subunit delta: MQFKDIPSNVRVKSQLLHAVENNRLSHAHLFTGEDGSSSLAMALAFAQYLMCENKTASDSCGVCPACLKSEKLIHPDLHCVFPVITGKGTNPVSDHFIEEWRGAIASNPFMSEEEWYLNLGDTNKQGFISVYEANELSKKTVLKPYENSYRVIIVWHAEKMHNPAANKLLKLLEEPPEKTIFILLTSSSENLLETIVSRLQNTTIEPCDENNLTKYLMEIEGVEEKTASEISHLSSGSIGQALKLIKGSELLEQNTEEFQNWMRMCYKARIIELTSWVDMINRWGREQQKGFLHYALHMVRESLVRNFADSSIQKVREEEEQFTKNFAPFIHQNNAIEIIEEIELAHKHISRNGSSKFIFMDLTLKMVVLLHVKNLTLQETN, translated from the coding sequence ATGCAATTCAAAGATATCCCTTCAAATGTTAGAGTAAAAAGTCAACTGCTACATGCCGTTGAAAATAATAGGCTTAGCCATGCGCACCTTTTTACTGGGGAAGACGGTTCTTCTAGCCTAGCAATGGCTCTGGCTTTTGCGCAATACTTGATGTGTGAAAATAAAACAGCCTCTGACTCTTGTGGAGTATGTCCTGCATGCCTAAAGTCAGAAAAGCTAATTCACCCCGACCTTCATTGTGTTTTTCCGGTCATTACAGGTAAAGGGACAAATCCCGTAAGCGATCATTTTATAGAAGAATGGAGAGGGGCAATTGCTTCCAATCCTTTTATGTCTGAAGAGGAATGGTACCTCAATTTGGGCGACACCAACAAACAAGGGTTTATAAGCGTATACGAGGCCAATGAACTCAGTAAAAAGACGGTTTTAAAACCCTATGAAAATTCGTATAGAGTAATTATCGTTTGGCATGCTGAAAAGATGCATAATCCAGCGGCCAACAAACTGCTTAAACTACTTGAAGAGCCTCCTGAAAAAACTATATTTATACTATTGACTTCTTCCTCCGAGAATTTACTAGAAACCATAGTTTCTAGATTACAAAACACAACCATTGAGCCTTGTGATGAAAATAATTTAACGAAATACCTCATGGAAATAGAAGGGGTTGAAGAAAAAACAGCCTCCGAAATCAGTCACTTGTCGTCAGGAAGTATAGGACAAGCTCTCAAATTGATTAAAGGAAGTGAATTGTTGGAACAAAACACGGAAGAGTTTCAAAATTGGATGCGAATGTGCTATAAAGCTCGTATTATAGAGCTGACATCTTGGGTAGATATGATTAACAGATGGGGGAGGGAGCAACAAAAAGGATTTTTGCACTATGCATTACACATGGTAAGAGAAAGTTTAGTGCGTAATTTTGCTGACTCTTCTATTCAAAAAGTAAGAGAGGAAGAAGAGCAATTTACCAAAAACTTTGCCCCTTTTATTCATCAAAACAATGCTATTGAAATTATCGAAGAAATAGAGCTAGCCCATAAACATATCTCTAGAAATGGTAGCTCAAAATTTATTTTTATGGATTTGACATTAAAAATGGTTGTTCTTCTTCATGTTAAAAATTTAACTTTGCAAGAAACTAACTAA
- a CDS encoding CvpA family protein — translation MNYLDIILAIPLLWGLYKGVSKGIIKELASLVALIVGIYGAVHFADGIQPYLKSELSIESSFLPIVSFAITFIGIVLVVRFVGFIVDKIIKLVALGLVSRLLGGVFGVLKTAFIISALLLVFNTFDYHLNLIPLEQKSSSVLYKPISNMIPSIAPNVSDGNSLIDEAEKIWEEAEEKINLQ, via the coding sequence ATGAACTACTTAGATATAATTTTGGCAATCCCTCTTTTATGGGGCTTATATAAAGGCGTGTCAAAGGGCATTATAAAAGAACTGGCTTCTCTAGTAGCTTTAATTGTTGGTATTTATGGTGCAGTGCATTTTGCGGATGGTATTCAACCGTATTTGAAAAGTGAACTCTCTATTGAATCCTCCTTTTTACCCATTGTATCCTTTGCCATTACGTTCATAGGTATTGTTTTAGTGGTTCGTTTCGTCGGTTTTATAGTTGATAAAATCATCAAATTGGTTGCTTTAGGTTTAGTAAGCAGATTGCTTGGAGGTGTTTTTGGTGTGCTAAAAACAGCTTTCATAATAAGCGCATTACTGTTGGTGTTTAACACCTTTGACTATCACCTCAACTTAATTCCTTTGGAACAAAAAAGCTCTTCAGTATTATATAAACCTATATCAAATATGATTCCTTCTATCGCCCCAAACGTAAGCGATGGGAATTCATTAATTGATGAAGCTGAAAAAATTTGGGAAGAGGCTGAAGAAAAGATTAACCTTCAATAA